One genomic region from Alphaproteobacteria bacterium SS10 encodes:
- the glyS gene encoding glycine--tRNA ligase subunit beta, translated as MADFLLELFSEEIPARMQADAAKQLGKLLGEQFKAAGIKHGEPTLYYGPRRLTAIIPDLLVATEAVKEERRGPRADAPEQAINGFLRGNGLDSLDQCEKRETPKGEFWFVVLETPAQQTAELLPGIIAQVVGAMPWPKSMRWARSTARWVRPLQSILALFDGKPVPGRVELGNGQELSFGTVTQGHRFLAPGEIEIADPAHYLDQLRAAKVMADPAERREAIESALAEAAKAKGLTVKADPGLVTEVMGLVEWPMPLVGQIDNDFMGLPPEVLITSMRSHQKYFALEAADGSMAANFGVVSNMTASDGGAKIVAGNERVLRARLSDAKFFWDQDRKTALEDYVPQLRAITFHEKLGTVAERVNRLQGLSFDIAGLLEGAEPNDALRAAKLAKADLVTGMVGEFPELQGLMGRYYAAAAGEPQAISDAIADHYKPAGQSDAVPTAPVSIAVALAEKLDTLVGFFAIDEKPTGSRDPFALRRAALGIIRIILENDLRLSLNQLLTFSKENYLGVRVLQFMREASGETAYREVLEEYSKTASKVDIEELADELKDAQREKFRVRAMAFQEAVQKAVEELPAFFADRLKVALRERGIRHDLIDAVFAKDGGDDLVGLVARVEALQELLGSDAGANLLAAYRRGANIVRKEREKGGVNGLGAPNEALLAEDAEKGLFTALAKVDGEVSKRLGDEDYAGAMRAFAELRQPVDRFFEEVMVNVDDADLRTNRLAMLEKFSSAYDQIADFSKIEG; from the coding sequence ATGGCTGATTTCCTCCTCGAACTCTTCTCTGAAGAAATCCCCGCCCGCATGCAGGCCGACGCGGCCAAGCAGCTGGGCAAGCTGTTGGGTGAGCAGTTTAAGGCTGCTGGCATCAAGCATGGCGAGCCAACCCTGTATTACGGCCCACGCCGCCTAACCGCGATTATCCCTGATTTGCTGGTTGCGACCGAGGCGGTGAAGGAAGAGCGACGCGGCCCACGTGCCGATGCGCCTGAACAGGCCATCAACGGCTTCCTGCGTGGCAATGGCCTGGACAGCCTTGATCAGTGTGAGAAGCGGGAAACGCCAAAGGGCGAGTTCTGGTTCGTGGTCCTAGAGACCCCGGCCCAACAAACCGCCGAGTTGCTACCCGGTATTATTGCGCAGGTGGTTGGCGCCATGCCGTGGCCGAAATCCATGCGCTGGGCTCGCTCTACCGCCCGTTGGGTTCGACCGCTGCAGAGCATTCTAGCGCTATTCGATGGCAAGCCTGTGCCCGGTAGAGTTGAGCTTGGCAATGGTCAGGAGCTGAGCTTCGGCACCGTGACCCAAGGCCACCGCTTCCTCGCCCCTGGTGAGATCGAGATCGCCGATCCGGCCCATTATCTGGATCAGCTGCGTGCCGCCAAGGTTATGGCCGATCCGGCTGAGCGTCGTGAGGCCATCGAGAGTGCGCTCGCTGAGGCTGCAAAGGCCAAAGGGTTAACCGTGAAGGCCGATCCAGGTCTGGTTACAGAGGTGATGGGACTGGTCGAGTGGCCAATGCCATTGGTTGGCCAAATCGACAATGATTTCATGGGTTTGCCGCCAGAGGTTCTGATCACCTCCATGCGTAGCCACCAAAAGTACTTTGCGCTTGAGGCTGCTGACGGCTCCATGGCTGCCAATTTTGGTGTTGTCTCAAACATGACCGCCAGTGATGGCGGGGCGAAGATTGTTGCGGGGAATGAGCGCGTCCTGCGGGCCCGCCTATCCGACGCCAAATTCTTCTGGGACCAGGATCGTAAGACCGCGCTGGAAGACTACGTGCCGCAACTCCGCGCCATCACATTCCATGAGAAGCTGGGCACGGTCGCTGAGCGGGTGAACCGCCTTCAAGGGTTGTCCTTCGATATCGCGGGTTTGCTTGAGGGTGCTGAGCCAAACGATGCCTTGCGTGCTGCCAAGCTAGCAAAGGCTGATCTCGTCACCGGTATGGTTGGGGAGTTCCCCGAGCTGCAGGGCCTGATGGGCCGCTACTACGCGGCAGCCGCTGGTGAGCCCCAGGCAATCTCTGATGCAATTGCCGACCATTACAAGCCGGCTGGCCAGTCAGATGCCGTGCCAACCGCACCGGTCAGCATTGCCGTTGCCTTGGCCGAGAAGCTAGACACGTTGGTTGGCTTCTTTGCCATTGATGAAAAGCCAACTGGGAGCCGCGACCCGTTTGCCCTGCGCCGCGCCGCTCTGGGCATCATCCGTATCATTCTTGAAAATGACCTGCGGCTATCGCTGAACCAGCTGCTGACCTTCTCGAAGGAGAACTATCTCGGCGTACGTGTCCTGCAGTTCATGCGGGAAGCGAGCGGTGAGACCGCCTATCGCGAAGTGCTCGAGGAATACTCCAAGACCGCGTCCAAGGTGGATATCGAGGAACTGGCTGACGAGCTTAAAGATGCGCAGCGGGAGAAGTTCCGCGTGCGGGCCATGGCCTTCCAAGAGGCTGTCCAGAAAGCCGTTGAGGAACTGCCAGCCTTCTTCGCTGACCGTCTTAAGGTGGCGTTACGCGAGCGGGGCATTCGCCACGATCTGATCGATGCCGTCTTTGCCAAGGATGGTGGCGATGATCTCGTTGGCCTGGTTGCCCGGGTTGAGGCTCTGCAAGAGCTGCTGGGCAGTGATGCCGGCGCTAATCTGCTGGCCGCCTATCGCCGTGGTGCCAATATCGTTCGCAAAGAGCGGGAGAAGGGTGGCGTAAACGGCCTCGGCGCACCAAATGAGGCGCTGCTGGCTGAAGACGCTGAGAAAGGCCTGTTCACCGCACTTGCCAAGGTTGATGGCGAAGTCTCCAAACGCCTTGGGGATGAGGACTATGCCGGGGCGATGCGTGCCTTCGCTGAGTTACGCCAGCCCGTTGATCGATTTTTTGAAGAGGTGATGGTCAATGTCGATGACGCTGACCTGCGCACCAACCGCCTAGCCATGCTGGAGAAGTTCTCCAGTGCCTATGATCAAATCGCCGATTTCTCGAAGATTGAGGGATAA
- a CDS encoding glycine--tRNA ligase subunit alpha: MWSVTKTNPDAPSFQELILRLHQFWSDKGCVILQPYDMEVGAGTFHPATTLRALGPETWNTAYVQPSRRPTDGRYGENPNRLQHYYQYQVLMKPSPGNSQDLYLDSLRAIGLDLNQHDIRFVEDDWESPTLGAWGLGWEVWCDGMEVTQFTYFQQVGGIECDPVPVELTYGLERLAMYLQGVENVYDLDFNGQGVRYGDVFLRAEQEFSAFNFEHANTETLLQHFKDAEAECANLIEQKLALPAYDQCIKASHVFNLLDARGVISVVERQSYILRVRELARQCCEIWVSKPASAMTQPAVAAE, encoded by the coding sequence ATTTGGTCCGTGACGAAAACCAATCCAGACGCTCCCAGCTTTCAGGAGTTGATCCTGCGCCTGCACCAGTTTTGGTCAGACAAAGGCTGCGTAATCCTTCAGCCCTATGACATGGAAGTTGGCGCGGGCACATTTCACCCGGCGACAACCCTGCGCGCCCTTGGGCCCGAAACCTGGAATACCGCTTACGTTCAGCCATCCCGCCGCCCAACGGATGGCCGCTACGGTGAGAACCCAAACCGGCTGCAGCACTATTACCAATACCAGGTGCTGATGAAGCCAAGCCCGGGCAATAGCCAGGATCTGTATCTCGATAGCCTGCGCGCCATTGGCCTCGACTTGAACCAACACGATATCCGTTTCGTTGAGGATGATTGGGAAAGCCCAACCCTCGGCGCTTGGGGTCTCGGCTGGGAAGTCTGGTGCGATGGGATGGAAGTCACCCAATTCACTTATTTCCAGCAGGTCGGCGGCATCGAATGTGATCCCGTGCCGGTTGAGCTGACTTACGGCCTAGAACGCCTGGCGATGTATCTGCAGGGCGTTGAGAACGTCTATGACCTCGACTTCAACGGTCAGGGGGTTCGCTATGGCGATGTGTTCCTGCGCGCCGAGCAAGAGTTCTCAGCCTTCAACTTCGAGCATGCGAACACGGAGACGCTGCTTCAGCACTTCAAGGATGCCGAGGCTGAATGCGCCAATCTGATTGAGCAAAAGCTGGCGCTGCCCGCCTATGACCAGTGCATCAAGGCGAGCCATGTCTTCAACCTGTTGGATGCGCGCGGCGTGATCAGCGTGGTTGAGCGCCAATCCTATATCCTGCGAGTGCGTGAGCTTGCGCGGCAATGTTGTGAGATTTGGGTCTCTAAGCCAGCCAGCGCCATGACTCAACCAGCTGTGGCAGCGGAGTAG
- a CDS encoding methyltransferase: MSDDVTVDRVLGGRLSLRQPSVGYRFAIDPVLMAAAVKAHPEGKVLDIGSGVGTASFCLMSRSPGITVTGLDIQSELLALAVENASRNGFEDRISFVTGDLRDPSLFEPKSFDHIMANPPHFIGGSHTPPGDASKATAHIEEATLEDWVKAASRWVKDRGCMTMIHRADRVHEVVAAVAKRFGDINILPLWPRPGRPARRVIVQGLKASRGPARILPGLVLHDQIDKYTAEARAVLEDGQAIDLDCY, translated from the coding sequence ATGTCAGATGATGTTACGGTTGATAGGGTTTTAGGGGGGCGGCTGTCACTTCGGCAGCCGAGCGTCGGCTATCGCTTTGCCATCGACCCTGTCTTGATGGCAGCGGCCGTAAAGGCCCATCCTGAAGGTAAGGTTCTCGATATCGGCAGTGGCGTTGGCACGGCCAGCTTCTGCCTGATGAGCCGATCACCTGGCATTACGGTGACGGGCTTGGATATTCAATCAGAGCTGTTGGCCCTGGCGGTTGAGAATGCCAGCCGCAACGGGTTTGAGGATCGCATCTCCTTTGTGACCGGTGACCTCCGCGACCCCAGCCTGTTTGAGCCCAAAAGCTTCGACCACATTATGGCGAACCCACCGCATTTCATTGGCGGCTCACACACCCCGCCCGGTGATGCCAGCAAGGCAACGGCCCATATTGAAGAGGCCACACTGGAAGACTGGGTCAAAGCCGCCAGCCGCTGGGTGAAGGATCGCGGCTGTATGACCATGATCCACCGCGCCGACCGGGTGCATGAGGTGGTGGCCGCCGTCGCCAAACGCTTTGGCGATATCAACATCCTACCCCTATGGCCACGACCTGGGCGCCCAGCCCGGCGCGTCATTGTTCAGGGGCTAAAGGCCAGCCGAGGGCCAGCGCGAATCCTGCCCGGTCTTGTGCTGCATGATCAGATCGATAAGTACACAGCGGAGGCGCGCGCGGTGCTGGAAGATGGGCAAGCCATCGATCTCGATTGCTACTAA
- a CDS encoding DUF2007 domain-containing protein — protein sequence MRAVYTTNDPVALSWLESVLVDAGFDAVILDVHTSILEGSIGAIPRRLAVIDEDYDAAKRLVDEALADIAGNPGNG from the coding sequence GTGCGGGCAGTTTATACCACCAATGACCCAGTCGCGTTGAGTTGGCTGGAATCAGTACTGGTGGACGCTGGGTTCGATGCTGTGATCCTGGATGTCCATACCAGCATCTTGGAGGGCAGTATTGGCGCAATCCCCCGGCGTTTGGCAGTGATCGATGAGGATTACGATGCCGCCAAACGGTTGGTTGATGAGGCATTGGCAGATATCGCGGGTAACCCCGGTAACGGTTGA
- a CDS encoding polyprenyl synthetase family protein, with the protein MPPATNPQRAPDVAEGGLERLHAAFTDDLALVNKLIIERMQSPVALIPQLAGYIVAAGGKRLRPLLTLASAKLCGYQGDRHYGLATCVEFIHTATLLHDDVVDESLARRGQASANAEFGNQASVLVGDFLFTRAFQLMIGDGSLEVLDVLCQASATIAEGEVMQLITTNDLETDEARYLEVIEGKTAVLFAAACQVGAMVAERPANEVEALRLFGEKLGMAFQLIDDILDYSADRRSWGKQIGDDFKEGKMTLPVVLSLAAADQEQNVDERAFWERTIGRQEQDESDLDKALELMSRHNSLELARDRAKQYAEAAVEALAPFDATDPTYQLLVDAVMASVQRQR; encoded by the coding sequence ATGCCCCCTGCCACCAATCCACAAAGAGCACCCGACGTCGCCGAGGGCGGGCTTGAGCGCCTACACGCCGCGTTCACCGATGATTTGGCGCTGGTCAATAAGCTGATTATTGAGCGGATGCAGTCGCCCGTCGCACTGATCCCACAGCTTGCCGGGTACATCGTGGCCGCCGGTGGCAAGCGCTTGCGCCCTCTCCTCACCCTCGCCAGTGCCAAACTCTGCGGCTATCAGGGTGATCGCCATTACGGTCTGGCCACCTGTGTTGAGTTCATCCACACCGCAACCCTACTCCATGACGATGTGGTCGATGAGAGCCTAGCACGCCGTGGGCAGGCATCAGCCAATGCCGAATTTGGCAATCAAGCCAGCGTGTTAGTTGGCGATTTTCTGTTCACCCGCGCCTTCCAGTTAATGATCGGCGACGGCTCTCTCGAAGTACTCGATGTACTATGCCAGGCCTCCGCCACTATCGCTGAGGGCGAGGTGATGCAGCTGATCACCACCAATGATTTGGAGACCGATGAAGCCCGGTATCTTGAGGTTATCGAGGGCAAGACCGCCGTGCTATTCGCCGCCGCCTGCCAGGTTGGCGCCATGGTTGCCGAGCGTCCAGCCAATGAAGTTGAAGCCCTTCGTCTGTTCGGAGAGAAGCTGGGCATGGCCTTCCAGTTGATTGATGACATTCTCGATTACTCCGCTGACCGGCGGTCCTGGGGCAAGCAAATCGGGGACGACTTCAAAGAGGGTAAGATGACCCTGCCGGTCGTCCTATCGCTCGCCGCCGCTGACCAGGAACAGAATGTTGATGAGCGGGCATTTTGGGAGCGGACAATTGGCCGACAAGAGCAAGATGAGAGTGACCTTGATAAGGCCCTAGAGCTCATGTCCCGTCATAACAGCCTGGAATTGGCGCGCGACCGGGCCAAGCAATATGCCGAGGCAGCGGTTGAAGCCCTCGCCCCATTTGATGCGACAGACCCAACCTACCAATTGCTGGTGGATGCCGTGATGGCATCGGTTCAGCGCCAGCGATAA
- a CDS encoding mechanosensitive ion channel family protein: MRLLPQLTLAVVVIVITSIAVFLTRRSLETVLTRGAMRPALVMAIRTLAGISVWILGILLAITIAFPSVTPAKMLGAIGLGGVAIGLAFREMLENFMAGIMIMVRKPMRIGDVIVVDDVYGQIEQITMRDTYVRQISNELILVPNAKIYKNPVEIITDLPLRRHQIVVGVAYGEDADNALKVIEKAVNSVDEIDKSVTPEVFAREFNASSIDFTVRWWAGSQPEDMHRSRSAVVLAVKRALDDAGIEIPFPYRTLTFKGPVPVEMADQGQE; encoded by the coding sequence ATGCGCCTGCTCCCGCAGCTGACGCTCGCAGTTGTTGTCATAGTCATCACCTCGATTGCTGTGTTCCTAACCCGGCGGTCGCTGGAGACGGTGCTGACCCGCGGCGCCATGCGCCCTGCCCTGGTTATGGCAATCCGGACCCTTGCCGGCATCTCGGTTTGGATCTTGGGCATTCTGCTCGCGATCACCATCGCCTTCCCCTCGGTCACCCCGGCCAAGATGCTGGGCGCCATTGGCTTGGGTGGTGTCGCAATCGGCCTCGCCTTCCGCGAGATGCTGGAGAACTTTATGGCCGGCATCATGATCATGGTGCGCAAGCCCATGCGGATCGGCGATGTGATCGTGGTCGATGACGTCTATGGCCAGATCGAACAGATCACCATGCGCGACACCTATGTCCGCCAGATCAGCAATGAGTTGATCCTGGTTCCAAATGCCAAGATCTACAAAAACCCAGTTGAGATCATTACCGACCTACCGCTGCGTCGACACCAGATCGTTGTTGGTGTTGCCTATGGTGAGGATGCGGACAACGCCCTCAAGGTGATTGAGAAGGCGGTTAACAGCGTCGATGAGATCGATAAGAGCGTGACACCAGAAGTCTTTGCGCGGGAGTTCAATGCCTCCTCAATCGACTTCACGGTGCGGTGGTGGGCAGGCTCCCAGCCCGAAGACATGCATCGCAGCCGCTCCGCCGTGGTGCTGGCGGTTAAGCGCGCCCTTGATGATGCTGGGATTGAGATCCCCTTCCCCTACCGTACGCTTACATTCAAAGGGCCGGTGCCAGTTGAAATGGCCGATCAGGGTCAGGAATAA